GTCGCGTGCCGCTTCAGATGCCGGTCGAGCCACTCCTCCATCTCGGCAAGGGCCTGCATGATGCCCTCCCGCGAACGGTAGCCGTGGCCCTCGAAGGGGAGAACGACGTGGCGGACGGTGCCGCCGTGACCCCGGACGGCTGCGAACAATCGCTCGCTCTGGATGGGGAACGTTCCGGTGTTCTCGTCGAGTTCGCCGTGCAGCAGCAGGAGCGGTTCCGTAATCCGGTCGGCGTAGGAAAAGGCGGACAGGCGGTGGTAGACGTCGGGAGCCTGCCAGTAGGTGCGGCGCTCTCCCTGGAAGCCGAACGGCGTCAGCGTGCGGTTGTATGCGCCGCTGCGCGCGATGCCAGCGGCGAACAGATCGGTGTGGGCCAGCAGGTTGGCCACCATGGCCGCCCCGTAGCTGTGGCCGGCAACCGCGATCCGGTGCGGTTCCGAGACGCCCCGGCGCACGAGTTCGTCGACGGCGGCTTTCGCTCCCGCCGTGATCTGCTCGACGAAGGTGTCGTTCGCTTCGCGAGGCTTGCCCACGACGGGAATCTCCGCATCCATCAGCACGGCATACCCGTTCAGCAGCATGAACAGGATCGAAGCGCCCTGGGGCCGCGTGAACCGGTTCGGCTCCGCCCGCACCTGAGCCGCGGTGTCGGTTGCGGTGTATTCGCGAGGATACGCCCAGAGGACGGTCGGAACGCGTGTTCCGCTCGTATAGCCTACAGGATAATACAGGGTGCCGGACAGGGGAATGCCGTCGGCGCGGGAATAGCGGATCACTTCTTTCCGGATGGCGGTCAGCTCCGGCGCGGGATCGGTGAATTTGGTGATCTGCACGGCCTCGGTGGCGGAACTCCCGGAAAGCGGAACGAGTCGGTAGTTGGGAGAAAGGGCGGGGGTTTCGAACTTCGTGACGAGTGCCGTGGCAGATGCGTCGGCGATGTCCACGACCGACTCGTACGTTCCCGAAGCGGCCCGGAACAGCTCGGTCACGGCGCGGGTCTCGAGGTTGAACGAGCGCAGGAATGGGTAGTTGCCGTCCGGTGTCGCCCCGTCGCCGCTCAGCCAGATGCAGGAGTTACGGATTCGTGCCACGCGCCGGCCGTCGGGGAGCGTTTCCGCCAGTGGCGTGCCGGGATCGTTATACTCGTCGTTGACCGATCTCGAGACCAGAAGAGGACAGGACGACGCCGGCGCGGGCCGGTTGATGTCGAACACTCTGGTTGTCAGCCATTCGTTTTCCTCATCCACATCCGTGATCAGCGCCTTTCCTGGCGCGTCGAGCCAGTCGGCGCCGCTGAACCGTTGCGGCAGGTCGGTTACCGGCGTCGGGCCCGCGTCGAACGGGGCCTGCGTGAAGAGTCGGTCGCGGAACGCGGCCGTGGCGAGCGGGTCACCGCCGTCGAGCGCCTCGGCCCAGAACAGCGTCGCAGGCATGAGAGGCATCCACTGCACCGACCGAGGGCCCGTCGCGACGCCGTTGATCGGAATCTGTTCGCCGGCCGGCAGGTTGGCGATGATGCGCAGGAGCGCTCCCGACGATGCATCGCGGATCTCGAGCACGTGCCCGGCCAGGTCGGCCGGAACGACGTGGGAGAACGGCTGGGTCAGCCGGTCCGTCAGCAGATATCGACCGTCGGGCGAAATGTCGCCCTGGCGGAACAGGTCGGGCTTGCCGACCGGCGTGGCCGAGGCCGTCTCGATGTCGACGCGCACGAACTGCGACGTGGCGAAATGGGCGAACTGCACATCGTGAAACGAGGTTTTGAGCAGGTCCTGGAAGGTGCGTGCCTTGACGAACTTGCCCGATGCCTCTTCTGCGGCCGGTCCCGGCGGAACGGGCGGTTCCTGCGGCGGGTCGCCGCGGTCCGGTGGAACGATACATGCGAATAGAAAATAGCTTCCGGTTGCGTCCCCGGGCCGATATTCCCACTGGTAGGGGGTGGCCAGAAGGTCGTTGAGTCCCTGCAGGATGCAGTGCCCCTTTCCCGACGCGGGATCGAACTTCCACAGTTCCGCGCCGCCGGGGGTGTACATGACCGCGGCGATGGTCCTGCCGTCCGGCGACCAGCTGGGGTAGCCGGCCTTCCCGTCCGGGGGAAACTGGAGTTCGACGGCCTGGAGGGATTCAAGGTCGAGGACGCTGCCGCCCGTCATGTACGACGTGCGTTGCCGCATGTTCGAATCCCGGTAAAATCTCATGCCGGCCAGCCGCAGGATCGGTCGGGCGAGATCCGAAAGCGGCACGTG
This genomic window from Candidatus Ozemobacteraceae bacterium contains:
- a CDS encoding prolyl oligopeptidase family serine peptidase; the encoded protein is MAVTSPVSRAFSLLAGIALAAGCLAVPAVAQQMWKLPAPRIITIVDSPPTPTARVSPRGGKVLLIQHRNHVPLSDLARPILRLAGMRFYRDSNMRQRTSYMTGGSVLDLESLQAVELQFPPDGKAGYPSWSPDGRTIAAVMYTPGGAELWKFDPASGKGHCILQGLNDLLATPYQWEYRPGDATGSYFLFACIVPPDRGDPPQEPPVPPGPAAEEASGKFVKARTFQDLLKTSFHDVQFAHFATSQFVRVDIETASATPVGKPDLFRQGDISPDGRYLLTDRLTQPFSHVVPADLAGHVLEIRDASSGALLRIIANLPAGEQIPINGVATGPRSVQWMPLMPATLFWAEALDGGDPLATAAFRDRLFTQAPFDAGPTPVTDLPQRFSGADWLDAPGKALITDVDEENEWLTTRVFDINRPAPASSCPLLVSRSVNDEYNDPGTPLAETLPDGRRVARIRNSCIWLSGDGATPDGNYPFLRSFNLETRAVTELFRAASGTYESVVDIADASATALVTKFETPALSPNYRLVPLSGSSATEAVQITKFTDPAPELTAIRKEVIRYSRADGIPLSGTLYYPVGYTSGTRVPTVLWAYPREYTATDTAAQVRAEPNRFTRPQGASILFMLLNGYAVLMDAEIPVVGKPREANDTFVEQITAGAKAAVDELVRRGVSEPHRIAVAGHSYGAAMVANLLAHTDLFAAGIARSGAYNRTLTPFGFQGERRTYWQAPDVYHRLSAFSYADRITEPLLLLHGELDENTGTFPIQSERLFAAVRGHGGTVRHVVLPFEGHGYRSREGIMQALAEMEEWLDRHLKRHATAAPAAISTASGALPAPASEPR